The DNA region TCCTATCCGTCGGCGCAATCACTCCTTGCTTCCTCAGCTTAAACAAAGCAGTCAACGCCACACCCGTATGCGGACAAATAAACATCCCAGTAGAATCCGCCTGCGCCATCGCATCCATCAGCTCCTCCTCCGTCGCCTCCTCCACGATCCCATCGCACTGCTGCAGCGCATACACCGctctatcgatcgacacagggTCACCGATCTGAATCGCGGACGCAAAAGTGGTACTCGCGGTCATGGCCTTGAAGTCTTTCCAACCAGACTTGTAATGCAAGTAAAGAGGGTTCGCATTAGCCGCCTGCGCACACACCAGCCTCGGTATCCTATCCACAAGCCCCAGCTCTTGACACATCTTGAAACCTTTGTAGAACGCGTAGATGTTCCCAAGGTTCCCACCGGGAACAATCACCCACTCTGGAGCTTGCCAATCAAACTGCTGAAGAATCTCGATAGCCGCAGTCTTCTGCCCTTCTAACCTCAAACTATTCAAAGAGTTCGCCAAGTAGATCGGCAACTCCGAAGTCACCTCCCTGATCAGCTTCATACACCCGTCGAAATCAGTATCGATACTCAACACAAACGCGCCGTTAGCTATCGGCTGAACAAGCTGAGCCATAGAGATCTTATTCGCGGGTAAAAACACAATCGAAGGTATCCCAGCCGCTGCACAGTAAGCGGACAAAGCAGCTGACGTGTCACCGGTCGAAGCGCACCCCACACCAACAACAGGCCGGTTCATTTTCCTTAACCGGTTCACCTGACTAACCAAAACAGTCATACCGAGATCTTTAAAGCTCCCGGTATGGCTAATCCCACAGTGTTTCACCCAAAGGTCGTTCATCTCGAGAAACCGTTTCCCGAACCTCTCGGCCCAGAAGAGATTCGAGTTACCTTCGAAGGCCGAGACGATGTCGTCGTCGTCGATCTCGGGTAGGACCCACTCTTTTTTCGACCAGACTCCCGATCCGTACGGCCACGTGCTCTTGCCGACGCGCGAGTCGAAGAGGTCGCGCCAGTAGGCTCCGTCGAAGCGCTTGAGAGCTTCCATGTCGTGCTCGACGTCGAGGAGGCCGCCGGAGCGGCTGCGGTAGACGATCTCGTCGAGGGAGTAGTGCTCGGTGGAGTTCGGGGGAGCGTTGAAGGGGACGTATCTGGCGGAGAAGGGGTTCACGGCGGTGGAGCGGTGGAGACGAGCGTCGTCGCGGATTGTGTTCTCCGTGCGGCGAGGTTTGACGGATGTCTCGATCGGAGTGGTGTTGTTGTTGGTGTTTCCGTCGGCGCAGGAGATGGCGACGGGGCGGTGGCGGAGGAGGGAGGGAGAGGGGTGGCGGCGGATGGGGTGttgattagggtttaggggagagagagaggcattgaagagagaagaggaagccatttctagagagagaaagagaagtgaGATTTGCGGCTGCGGGAGGGAGAGAGAGTGAGAAAGGAGAAGAAAGGCTTAAATTCAGATAAATCTTGGTTATACTAAACCGGTTTTGAACCGGGTATTAGGTTTTCTTAAATCTAACACATGGGCGTAGCGATCCTTGGGCCCATGAACCCATTCAAATATGAGTCCACATCTCTCATTTGTCACGTTTCAGGTGAATTAAGTGCATATTATAAGGTAGATCCATTTGAccaaacaagaaaacaaaattaaattggAAGATGTATTTTTATCGGTCACGTTTATGAAAGATATATCCATCATCAGGGCCGGCTCTGAACAATGCCTAATGAAACATTTGCAACAGGCCCTCgaaaattttgaagaaaattacaTAGATATAAGCCCCCAAAATTTTTTTAGGCCcccaaaatttttatttacatagaCAGTGTAACCTAGGTTGCACGGAAGCTTCATCGGATGTCCGCTTCCCGCTTCGaaatcggaatcggaatcggaatctTGTGGAAGCTTACGGAATCTCGCTTCCAAAACGTTtccaaaatattctttttaaaaacacGTTGAAAGCTTACGATTCCATTTTGGAATCACGCTTccattctattttaaaatccattgtcatggttcataaaaatataaaatcatagtttttaattaatataaaatctaaattttaatagtaataaattaaagagaatagaaatatacaaatattaaaactaatactataaattatctttatgcattaatgtttttattaaagatatagcacatattcaaatatattatgtcaataaatttatgaagttttaaaataattaatatcataatttattttaaacttaatttatgtgtatttttatagttttaatatgaaatcatttcaaaattattataaattaataaatgctttattttaagtttaaatcatatgatttttagtcttaaattatataaatatttcttatatatttaatatatatacatatatatgtatatataaatatacgcTTCCAACACGTACCCGCTtcctaaattttttgaaaattttgctTCTGCGCTTCCATACGCTTCCGCTTCCACGTACCCGCTTCCGTTTCCATGTAACGTAGAGTGTAACAGACCCCCAAAATCTCAAGGCCGGCACTGTCCATCGTCTagcttttaaataaaatttgaactTTTCAGCGTGATTTTACGATCACTGTTGACCATTTTAGCATGGAAAAAACCAGCATCAAGACTCTAATCTATGGAACGTGTCGTTATCTTATTTTAGAAACTGCTCGGTGATCAAAGAAGAAAGAATTACACTACGGGTcactttctatatttataattacatcATAAGACAGTTTGTACTATCAAaacacttaatatattttattgatacaGTATATATGAATTTGAAgcatttaagttttaaaaatgaaatttattttatgtaagaaaatttgtaataatttcaaaattttaaagtatcttattttttataatttatagatattttattatttataatttagtatgatacttaaaataaaacaatttaaaaacatggtaatgttttttatatttaaaaaatcactatattttaataaattttaatggtattttttcaatattttattgctatttattttattattttaaaacaatgtattgattagtttataaaaaaaacaagaatacaGCAATATcgaaaactaaaaactaaaaaccaaaaatttaaaatcaaaaataaaaaccaaaaatcaaagaccaaaatctaaaatcaaaatctaaaaaccaaaactaaaactaaaaattaatagaaattacAATCATCATCTACCTCAATCATTAGACCATCCGCAATGCGGATTGTAAAAGAGTTTTTAAGAGGGGTGGAATccataaataaaaagaaaagaggaagaTAGTTGCGAATGAAGAAACGAGTTTTGTCTGTTTCTTCCACTTTTTTGCGGACCCTACAACACGTAGCGATTGACTCcgctttttttttaatcagataaaaaaaaatttagaaacccAAACGAGTTTTACTGTTGTTGATGCTCTTAGGTGTTTTATTTGATGAAAAGGCCAACTTTAAGTAAAAAAATCGACCAACTGATATATAGAAATCACAAGTCAGCCACCACCAACGTTATCGGTTGTCTTGTACTGCACGCGATCAGATCCGAGATTTTTGAGAGATTTCAAAGGGCTTATGTAGGTATGGCTAACAAAGAATCAAGTGAGCTGGGGAATTTACCAACATCCCCAATGGCTGAGCGGGCCCGAACGTGTGAAACTACCGGAGAACGGCTACGTAATCGTGAGCTGGCCTATGTAAGTAGTACTATTCCTTATGATATGGTTTTGAATTCATGGTCGTTTTACTTTTGGAGTCTCacagaataaattaatttttgctaGGGTTTTGATCTGGATTACAAGAATGATCCGCCTACATTAGTTCCGTGTACTTGGAGTAAAAACTATGCTATCGGTCTCTATGGTAGGATTGGACTCCAATGCTACAATCTTCAGAATGTAAAaaaactaactaactaactgaTATCATCAATCATCACTTATTATTCTCTAatgtctttttttgtttttttatgtttctgaatttttcggttttgtttgttttcccGTTTTGACAGGGAACAAACTTAAAGTTTAAACGCTTGGAGAAACATAGTACCAAGCGGACTGGTAGGTACTCCAGTGTCTACATAACTTTGGACGCAACCGATCCGGCCACTGGCTCTGTCTGCTCTTTTCAGACTCAGTTTAGCAATGCAGGAAGCCACCTTCGGTTGAGGGCTAGGATTACCTGGTTGACCTTTGCCGCCAGAATCAAACAAATACGTAAGATTTCTTCTTATTCAATCAGGACTGTTAACTGTTTTCAAAGGTGACTCTTTTTAAAAAGTGTATTTAGAGGACTAACTGTTTTCTGACATCAGCTAACGAGCCTATAGATGATGACTGGGACGAGGACACACCTGGAATAAATGAGTTCTACAAAGTTCCATTGCCCAAATGGTTTTCTGATGAACGTGGCAGTAAAAAGTATTACGTGGTAATAACATCAGATGATCTATTGATCATGGAGTTTTTTTGACTTGTATATGTTTCAGTTAGTAACCCTTAGGTATCATCATTCGTTTCCTCCGCAGGTGCCAGAATCAGAGCTGCATGACAATGACTGGCTTCAACTTCTCATGGAAGTCGCCTTCTTCTCCAAAGCAAATCGTGTATgtacttttctttctttctttttttttttgttttttttaaacaattttcttGTCCTCTCTCTCCCAAAGCAACAAAACTTGAGACTTGTTCTTCTCTTACACACATGTAACTGCAGCGTTTGGATGCTTACCTACCCCTGGAGCTCAACAGTGTTGTTGTGGAAACTTTGGAAGATGAGCCTCGTGACAAGCTCAAAGCTGATAACGCAATCTTCTACATTAGTTACAAGTGTTGCGCCGATCCTTGTTCAACGCCTTTGGCTGGTGATCACCGTGCCGTAGTAAGGAAAACCATGGATGGCAAACCAGGCCACATGTGTCTTGAGGTTGCTTTTACCAAAGAACAGAACAAGAATGAAGAAGAGTAATCTGCCTTGTTAGGTTCTATCATCAGTTCTAGTTTATGCAGTTATGTTTTCCagacttttcttttgtttcatgttttgtgtttatttATCTCCTCTATATGCACACACGATGTTGTGTGTTGTTTTGCTGGTGTTTTTATGTATTCAACACTCTTTTGAACATGTATttttggaatatatatatatatatatatatatttatttatttatttaacctcCAACTGAGTTATTCATGTTTGCCTGTGCGCAATTAGAACCGTAGAACTATAAATCCACAAGcttttgttttaagaaaaaaataattgatcgaaacattttaaatttttaaaatctatggTAGAAGTCAATTTCAGGAGGCATCTACATAACACTCTGAAGAGATGGAATGTGATGATAGTTCCCATACTTCTCTTGCTAGACGACAACTGAACGGTATATGTTCTGTTGTTTCTACTCCTtctccacaaaaaaaaacagcaatCTGGTTCAACTTTCATCTTTCTTTTAAGCATATATTGTCTGCAACAGGAAGGGCCTTATGTAAAACCTTCCACCAGAAATGTTTGAGCTTTGGTGGTATAGGGAGATTCCAAATAGATGTCCAGAGCTTTTGTGGAACTTGATCTTCAGTAGTTTCTGAATTTAACTTTTGAAGTTGATGGTATCCAGACTTACATGTATAACGTCCATCTCTTGTAAAGATCCAGGTTGGGATAATCCGGGGAGCTTGTGATTCTTGGCCGTATGCGAGTTATTAATGGGACATCTTCCATGTGAATTACTTGAGAGATCTTTCTTGTGTTCCATGCATGCTCTTTGATTTTGTTTCACCAAACCTGAAACCACAAGTTGGTCGTTAGCTATCAAGGCTCTTGGCCTGGCAGGTCTTGGTGGATTTTCTATCCAGTTGTCTTTCCAAACTTTTATGTGTTTCCATCTCCAACCCTCCACTTTATCCCCTGTTTTAGTAATGCCCCTTCATAGATACTTCTCCAAGCATGACTAGGTATGTGCTCCAGAGTTGTTAAGTTTTCCATAAATTTAAAAGGCtctataaaagtaaaataaattgtaCACGCCGAACATGAAACAATAATAGTTCTGGGGTTTGTGGATCTGAATGACAAGTTTGGGGATATGGAGGAGGAAATTGGGAATGATGAGTGGCTGATTGATGATTTTATGTATGGCGAAGAAGTAAAATGTAAAAAGTAAAATGTTGTTTTTTTAGATACATCAGGTAAAAGTCGAGCTTCGGGATGAGGAATGGGACGAAAGCACGGTACATGATTTCTACAAAGGTCCGATGCCCAAATGGTTTTCTGATGAGGCCTTGGAACGTGACAGTAAAAAGTATTACGTGGTAATAAACATCATTCATTGAGTTAATAACTTGTGTTTCTTTTAGTTAGTAGCTTTAGGTATCATTCATTTGTTTCGCAGATGCCAGAATCAGAGCTGCATGACAATGACTGGCTGCAACTACTCATGGAAGTCGCCTTCTTCTCCAACTCAGATCGTGTAAGTcattcagttttaatattccTGTTCTCTCCCTATAAGCAGAACTTGAAACTTGTTTGTTCTCTTACACATGTAATTGCAGTGTTTGGATGCTTACCTACCCTTGGAGCTCAAAAGTGTTGTTGTGGAAACTTTTGAAGATGAGCCTCGTGACAATCTCATGGCAAACAGTGCAATCTTCTACCTAAGTTACAAGTGTTGCGCCGATCCTTGTTCAAAGCCTTTGGCTGGTGATCACCTTTACATTGTAAGGAAAACCATGGATGGGAAACCAGGCCACTTGAGTCTTGAAGTTGCTttaaaaaagaacaagaaaaaagagTAGACATGTCACATGTGAATCATTTGTCATATTTAGCACGTTATGTTTTCCAAACTTTTATTATCTACGTGCGATGTTTATGTTTCTTTGGACTAGAACGAGTTGATTCGTATTTAACCTCCACTGATGAATTTCTGTTAATTGGATTGAAACCAAGTAACCCAACACGTCTTCCATATGCACAACTTCTTTTAAGATAACAAGCTAAAACATGTAATATTAACCAATCcaggttttacattttttaagcATGGTCTTTTTTCGCGAGTATATGCTCCCCAGAATTCTCAAGAGAAGAAACAATATGCAAAACTAGAAACtaaaaaatcaaacattaaaccaacaacaaatattaaaagttaaaagaacACAACTAAAATACTGGTTCAAAAGAATAAAACTGCAGAAAAGTTTCTGTAACTTCAATGGCTTGGATATTTATACAGAGGACCTATATCTGCCTGAAATTCAggggacaaaaacaaaaagtgtgaTTCTCATTTTTCTATCAATAGTCTTCCTTAAAGggggcaaaaacaaaaaacaaattctGCAGTTTTATTCATttgatttagtatttttttagttCTGATTCTAGTGGTCTCTATAATGTTGGTAGAAACTAATCACTATCCCAAATTcagaaaatatttagtttatggCTTATGTGGGTGTGTAtgaataactttaaaaaaatatatataaaaatgtaagattATATAAGTTTTGGTATGACAACTAAAAGATTATAACTTAACGTATTTACAAATTGAAATCGTATTAGTGAGTTGTGCTTTAGTATTTTTGCTACTTAGGACTTAGGAATGGAGTGCTTTATTCTTACCATGAATTTtaagttttcttattttcaaaatttaaaggCAATTTATACACATATTTTAATTCTTATTGTATCTCCCAAATTCCAGTCTATTagaaaatatagattttgtcAATAAAATCCATCAAATGGAATTTTGTGGAGTTcgcataatattttatattaaaaaattaatgaatcGAAATACCACCTTCAATGAtggtatttgaattttttttgctgAGGCTACCCTTTCACCAAAAATCAGTCATCTTGGACAGGGGCGAGCCAGTAAAAGGATAAAGGATGCACGTGCCcccacaatttttttaaaaactagtGTGTTATTTCACTAATTGTTATATGTACctattaaaatttatagttttacaCGTTGGTGCACCCAGTAATTATCACATCTGGATTAGCTACTGATCTTGGACAAAAACAACTTCTCTTTTTTTGCTGCCATGTCCACAACATTAAAAAACTGCCACCGAAAGAAAGCTTGATAAAACTGTTCTGGAGGATACCATTTCCACTTCCAGAGCGCAAGGAACTCAAAGAAGCTACAGATTTGGCTCTGTTTTGTTAAGAGATTCTAGACAGAAGCACTAAGCAAAAACCTTGCAAACTGCGCTGAACTCGTCCACTGATATACCTTGACCACGTTTTTCAGATTGTTTCCCATCTCCATTTTCTGTATCGGCATGAGCTTTTCTCAAGCCTTGAGTATATGACATCAAAAGTTCTTCGCAAGATTGGATATGGTtcagctgcaaaaaaaaaatgcttttCACCGCTTCCAGACCATAAAACAATCATACGAGATCTTCAGTAGTCTCCTGTCTCAGATTGTTTCTCTGCTTTAAATCAGCAACTTTTATTGAGCCGCATTAGTAGCATCTTGAGACTGTGTTTCAGGGGAGGGGAGTTTATCTCTGCTCCCAAACTTCTGTTATGGACGTCCCTGTCAACAAGTAACCTCAACCAGAGCACGAGAAAGTTTAACttcaattttcttttcataGTAAACCACAACTTACTCTATGTTCTGACTTGGTAAGTTGTACATATCTCTTTGCGTGTGTTTACTTGGTTCTCAGTCTAAACACGCAATGAAAACATGAAGTTAAATAACGATCCCACTCACCAGTTATAAGTCCAAAAAGAGTTGAATACATAAATACCAGCTAACACACACAGCATCGTCCAcatagataataaataaaacatgctCCAAAAGATAGTTTGCAAAAACATAACTGCTAAAATGTAACACAGACGAGCTCCAAATGTCTactctttttcttgttttttggtGCGAGAAACTTCAAGCATCATGTGTTCTGGTTTCCCATCCATGGTCTTCCTCACAACGGCATGGTGATCACCAGCCAAAGTCGTTGGATCATGGGGATAACCAGACAAAGTCACGGAAGAAGGATCGGTGCAACACTTGTAACTTATGTAGAAGATGGCATTATCAGCCTTAAGCTTCTCACGCGCCTCTGTTGTGTAATCTTCACGAGTTTCCACAACAACACTGTTGAGCTCCAAGGGTAGGTAAGCCTTCAAACCCTGCAATTACATTGTGTAAGAGAAACAACAAGTTTGTTCAATTTGTTTTGTAAGAGATAAGAGgagttgccaaaaaaaaaacaaaaaagactTACACGATCTGCTTTGGAGAAGAAGGCGACTTCCATGAGAAGTTGAAGCCAGTCATTGTCATGCAGCTCTGATTCTGGCACCTGTGAATTGAATGAATAAATGATACCAAAGGTTAATATAACTAGAGCAAACTACTaatacatacaaaaaaaaaattattagttaaataaaaaaaaaaactccacgAATGATCATCATCTGATGTTATTATTACCACGTAATACTTTTTACTGTCACAAGCCAAGGCCTCATCTGAAAACCATTCGCGCAGTGGACCTTTGTAGAAGTCGTGTATTGCAGGCGTGTCCTCGTCCCAGTACTCATCCACAGGCTGCTTACCAATAGGAGTTATTCTGGAGACTATGTTGATCAACGAAAGTCTGGCACCCAATCGTCTGGGACCTCCTTGGTCGCATACCAGCGTTTGGAAAGAGAAGACAGAGCCGTTGGCCGGATCCATTGCCTCCAAAGTTACGTAGAAGTCCATGGATCCAGTCATCTGCATACTATGTTTCTCCCAGCGTATAAACTTAAAGTTTGTTCCCtgccaaaaccaaaaagaacaaaaaagaagaatcaGAAAAAAGGTGATAGATGTATGATGAGTAGTTAGTTAGTTATACCTT from Raphanus sativus cultivar WK10039 chromosome 8, ASM80110v3, whole genome shotgun sequence includes:
- the LOC108822547 gene encoding threonine synthase 1, chloroplastic; translated protein: MASSSLFNASLSPLNPNQHPIRRHPSPSLLRHRPVAISCADGNTNNNTTPIETSVKPRRTENTIRDDARLHRSTAVNPFSARYVPFNAPPNSTEHYSLDEIVYRSRSGGLLDVEHDMEALKRFDGAYWRDLFDSRVGKSTWPYGSGVWSKKEWVLPEIDDDDIVSAFEGNSNLFWAERFGKRFLEMNDLWVKHCGISHTGSFKDLGMTVLVSQVNRLRKMNRPVVGVGCASTGDTSAALSAYCAAAGIPSIVFLPANKISMAQLVQPIANGAFVLSIDTDFDGCMKLIREVTSELPIYLANSLNSLRLEGQKTAAIEILQQFDWQAPEWVIVPGGNLGNIYAFYKGFKMCQELGLVDRIPRLVCAQAANANPLYLHYKSGWKDFKAMTASTTFASAIQIGDPVSIDRAVYALQQCDGIVEEATEEELMDAMAQADSTGMFICPHTGVALTALFKLRKQGVIAPTDRTVVVSTAHGLKFTQSKVDYHSKAIPDMACRFSNPPVEVKADFGAVMDVLKSYLGSQKLRS
- the LOC108821609 gene encoding UPF0725 protein At5g63820-like isoform X2, yielding MKRPTLSKKIDQLIYRNHKSATTNVIGCLVLHAIRSEIFERFQRAYVGMANKESSELGNLPTSPMAERARTCETTGERLRNRELAYGFDLDYKNDPPTLVPCTWSKNYAIGLYGRIGLQCYNLQNGTNLKFKRLEKHSTKRTGRYSSVYITLDATDPATGSVCSFQTQFSNAGSHLRLRARITWLTFAARIKQIPNEPIDDDWDEDTPGINEFYKVPLPKWFSDERGSKKYYVPESELHDNDWLQLLMEVAFFSKANRRLDAYLPLELNSVVVETLEDEPRDKLKADNAIFYISYKCCADPCSTPLAGDHRAVVRKTMDGKPGHMCLEVAFTKEQNKNEEE
- the LOC108821609 gene encoding UPF0725 protein At5g63820-like isoform X1, which gives rise to MKRPTLSKKIDQLIYRNHKSATTNVIGCLVLHAIRSEIFERFQRAYVGMANKESSELGNLPTSPMAERARTCETTGERLRNRELAYGFDLDYKNDPPTLVPCTWSKNYAIGLYGRIGLQCYNLQNGTNLKFKRLEKHSTKRTGRYSSVYITLDATDPATGSVCSFQTQFSNAGSHLRLRARITWLTFAARIKQIPNEPIDDDWDEDTPGINEFYKVPLPKWFSDERGSKKYYVVPESELHDNDWLQLLMEVAFFSKANRRLDAYLPLELNSVVVETLEDEPRDKLKADNAIFYISYKCCADPCSTPLAGDHRAVVRKTMDGKPGHMCLEVAFTKEQNKNEEE
- the LOC130498961 gene encoding UPF0725 protein At4g29550-like, which translates into the protein MEEEIGNDEWLIDDFMYGEEVKVELRDEEWDESTVHDFYKGPMPKWFSDEALERDSKKYYVMPESELHDNDWLQLLMEVAFFSNSDRCLDAYLPLELKSVVVETFEDEPRDNLMANSAIFYLSYKCCADPCSKPLAGDHLYIVRKTMDGKPGHLSLEVALKKNKKKE
- the LOC108821804 gene encoding UPF0725 protein At5g63820-like — encoded protein: MDKRAKMCESSEERLPVPVRLPPLLALQRSVMDYGFDLDFNSDPPSLIEPEWGKDYNIGLYGRIGLQCHNFQKGTNFKFIRWEKHSMQMTGSMDFYVTLEAMDPANGSVFSFQTLVCDQGGPRRLGARLSLINIVSRITPIGKQPVDEYWDEDTPAIHDFYKGPLREWFSDEALACDSKKYYVVPESELHDNDWLQLLMEVAFFSKADRGLKAYLPLELNSVVVETREDYTTEAREKLKADNAIFYISYKCCTDPSSVTLSGYPHDPTTLAGDHHAVVRKTMDGKPEHMMLEVSRTKKQEKE